TGGGCCGCCCCGCCGTCAGGTGGACGGGCCcggggcggggtgggggggagagcGCCTCAGCCCGCTCCTTGAACACCTCCGCGTTCGGGAGACGCTCGGAGCGCGGGCGGCCAATGGCGGCCGGGCTCCGCCGAAGGAGGCGGGGCCGCGGTGGAGGAGGCGGTGGCGGGCGCGAGGCACCTGCGGCTGGcagggggcggggcggggcggctgCCGCGGCGGCGCTGCCGTGCGGAGCCGCGTCCCGGGCCCGCCGGCgcctgaggctgagggaggggcGCAtagcggcgggcgggcggcgatGGAGGAACCCCTGTGCTGCTGCGAGTACGTGGACCGGAGGGGTGAGAGGAACCACCTGGCTGCGTGCTGCTGCGACTGCGAGGACCTGGACGAGGGCTGCGAGAGGTAACCGCTCTGCGATCCTCCTCCTCTCCGGGCGCTGCTTGCGAGACCCTTTCTGGGCGGCGGAccacaggggctgtggggatgtCCCTTCGCTTTGGGGGAAACCGCCCTGAGCAGCTGGTACCTGCCGCGGGGCAGCCACTCTGAGGGGAGGGGAGCTGCGTGCCACTTGTCCAGGAACTAGAGGGGAGACAAGGAGGGAGAGGCGGGCGGACGGGAGCTGCCCCGGGTCCGCAGTCAGCTGCAGGAGTGGGACGAGGCCAGGGAAGGGCCTCAGATGCACGGCTGTGGGTCTGCTATCCGGCATTTATGCTTTACCCCCGAACAGGTGGCTGACATGCAAATCCCTGCCCCCGGGAGCTCTGGAAAGAATTGCCGACACCATCGCGGATCGGGTGCGAGTCCCTTGGTTTGCAGGGGCTGTGAAGGTCAATGTCAGCCTCGTGCCGCCTCTGGTTCTGCTGCCCGTCTTCCTCCACGTTGCCGCTCTGCACTTCCTGCTTGGACTGGTCATCTTGACATCTCTGCCCGTGGTGGTGCTGTGGTATTACTACCTCACccacaggaggaaggaaaggactCTTTTCTTCTTGAGCCTGGGACTCTTCTCCTTGGGCTATATGTACTATGTGTTTCTTCAGGAGGTGGTTCCCCGAGGCCACGTAGGGTATTCCCAAGTGGTCGCTCTCACATTTGGGTTAATTCTTATGCTTGCAGCCTTGTCTCGAGCCAAGAAAGACCCTGGTTACCTTCCCATCCCAGCAAGCAACAAGAAGTCATCGCCTCAGGGTTTGGCCAACAAGAGTGTTAGAGGGACCTCCAATGGGCTGCATGCTGTTGCCACGTCTGGTGGTGTCAGTGGCCGTGCTGTGAATGGAGCAGCCAAAGGCTATTCCAGGATGTCATCTGAGGAGCCAGAAGGTGTGAGAAAGGACTGGTGCACTAAATGCCAACTGGTCAGACCAGCCCGAGCAGGGCACTGCCGGCTTTGTGGCAGATGTGTAAGGAGACTGGACCATCACTGTGTCTGGTAGGTTTTGTGTAGCTCAAGCTACATGTGTTTTCTCTCCCCCGCATTTTTGTTAGCTTCTTTTTGTTTACAATCCCTGTCAAAGAGGATTCCTTTTGTTATGTGCCAGACCTGTGTCATTGTTTTGAACAGCAAATTTTTATTTACCATTTTAAAGAGCAATTTAAACAAGTTTATTTTAAGTAGGTTGACTTGATAGCTGGTAACTTTTACAGGATACCTCAGAACTGCCTTTTCATCTGGGTAGGATTTTcattgggtttggtttttttggtgtgtgagGCTTCTTTGGGGtgaggttttttgggtttttttttttttgttattctgttttgttttgtttcaagacTTGATCTGTGGAGCACTAGCAGTCCTGCAGTTAACTTATGTTAGTGCTCTCCTAGGGCAAGGAAACCCAAAGCTGGCGTTGTGCATGTGGCACTGGAACCAAGGAGCTATAAAGCCTCTTTGAACATGTTTCAAAGTTTTTAGCCTAGGTTGTATAGAAGCACCTCGGAAATTAGGTTCTCTGAcagctggaggagggaggaggaaagagaaaccagttttgtttctttttaagcaaagtaatctcttctttccttttggagGATCAACAGCTGTGTAGGGGAGCGGAACCACCAGGCATTCATCCTTGCACTCTCCTTCTTCATGCTCACCTCTGTGTATGGGATTATGTTGACCTTGCACACTGTCTGCAGAGGCCGGACTCCGTTTGTGGCATTGTTCTACTGTCCAGGAGCCTATTCTGACTACAGGTGAGATATCTGTGTGGGAGAGAGCTGGGGTGAGAACAGGCTTGGACAGGCAGCTTAACTCCTCTTCATCATTCTGTGTTCTCTAGGCTAGTGCTGTCGGTTGTCAAACTTGACCTAAAAGTGCTCCCTAAAAAGCACTTGTTTTGCCAAGGTGGGGAGCCTGAGACTTTGAGAGAGCTCCCCACTTTTTTAGAAAAAGTTGTTGAAGGAGCTGGGGTTGGAAATCtcaattttattgtattttttatgGATGTACCCTTAGATGTGTTTGGCCACAGGTACAGGTAATGGTCTGACAGTCTCAAATTGGTGCACTGTCTCCCCTTCTCATCCCTCAGTATTTATCTGGTGACTGTCTCTGAGTTATCTGCTTAGAACAGACAGCATTAATATGCCTTGTCTGGCAGGAGGGTGGGGAGAAGTGTTGAGCGTGAGCTGGCTCTACTGCTGATGAGCAGAGTACACCAGCACAAGTGACTCCTACCTTCTTCTGTACTTCATTTCCTCATCTACTGAGTGTGAACATCGTTGCATCCTTAAGTAAGGACTGGTTAGCTTTACAACAGTAAGAGTAAAGAGCGAGGTAGCATGATAGCAGCATGCAAGAGTAGCTTGGTAGTGCTGAAAGCTCTCATTAAGTAAGCCCTGAAGCTTTAATTTTGAGAAAGCTTTAAAGGATTATCTGATGAAGGCAGCAAAGCGAGATCACTGTGGCAGATGTAGACAGGGATTTGAAAGGATAGTGATTACCAGGGAAAGTCACTCTAAAGCAGCTGCTCCAAAAACTAAATGGCTTCCTTCCCAtctttttccctgctgccagctctgctctgtcgTTCACCTGTGTGTGGTACTGTGCCATTGTAACAGCTGGCATGGGATATATCCTCCTTATCCAGCTGTTGAACATCAGCTACAACGTGACTGAGAGGGAAGCTCGGCTGGCTCTGCGGGACAACACTGGGCGCAGGCTCCTGGGGGGGTTAGTGATAGACACTGGCCAGTATAACAGGGGTTTCTTATGCAACTGGGGCCATTTCTTGAGCCTGGGGTCTTCTCCTCCACAGCGCTCTGCTGAAGACATCGTGTGATACCCTTCTGTCTGAAGGTGACGTTGACTGATTTTGTTTAGCAGGAGAATGGCCCCTTCCACTAGGACTCCTCCTTCCCACACCCTTCCTTCATGGTTGGTGTATGGGCTGCCTGTCCCGTCACAGAGAACATCGGACGCTTTTCCAGGCAGAATGGTTCTTCGTGTGCTGTCAGCCAGCAATAGGATGCAGAAAGCAGTAAGCCATATGCATAAACCTCGAGGGGAGGGGCCCACTGCTTATTTCTGCTGTGGGAAACTTTGtgcagcccagctcagcaggaAGAAGAGCACAAGGTTTTGAGAACTTGAGTTTTTGTTAGGTGGGCACCCTGGCATCAAGAAGAACCTGCTTTTGGACTTCAGAGCACACGCTGGTTCCTGCAAATGTTAAGGAATCCCTGACTGATACCCATGTGTGAAATTTCAGAGATGTCAAGAGGGTGAACTTCTGATACTACAGATGGGCCATTGCAGAAGCTGGGCTCCTTGTCTAAAAGAGACCATTTAGGCAGTCACTGAGCGGCTCCCTCTTCTCtggtgcattttattttttcaatatcCCATCCAGCTGTATACATGCTTGTATTAAGTGCCTTTGTGAGTGACATTCTTGTAGGGCTTTAAGATCCCTTCACCTCTTGACCCCTAAAGTTGTTATTCCATCTCCAACTGGGTGAGAAGACACCATCATCTTCAATCTCATC
Above is a window of Colius striatus isolate bColStr4 chromosome 1, bColStr4.1.hap1, whole genome shotgun sequence DNA encoding:
- the ZDHHC23 gene encoding palmitoyltransferase ZDHHC23 produces the protein MEEPLCCCEYVDRRGERNHLAACCCDCEDLDEGCERWLTCKSLPPGALERIADTIADRVRVPWFAGAVKVNVSLVPPLVLLPVFLHVAALHFLLGLVILTSLPVVVLWYYYLTHRRKERTLFFLSLGLFSLGYMYYVFLQEVVPRGHVGYSQVVALTFGLILMLAALSRAKKDPGYLPIPASNKKSSPQGLANKSVRGTSNGLHAVATSGGVSGRAVNGAAKGYSRMSSEEPEGVRKDWCTKCQLVRPARAGHCRLCGRCVRRLDHHCVWINSCVGERNHQAFILALSFFMLTSVYGIMLTLHTVCRGRTPFVALFYCPGAYSDYSSALSFTCVWYCAIVTAGMGYILLIQLLNISYNVTEREARLALRDNTGRRLLGGLVIDTGQYNRGFLCNWGHFLSLGSSPPQRSAEDIV